In the Treponema maltophilum ATCC 51939 genome, TTTCGGGTTAAAAATCATATCTTTAAAAGGGGACACTTGCAGCAAAAAATAGTGGACGGCGGCAAGCGCAACTTTTTCGGCAACATCTTGCGGATTGCCGACCGCTTCTTCGCGCCCCTTCGCCGTAATTTCCTGTAAGGCCTCATCGCGCAGGTTGTTCAAAAGATCGTCGGCGTCCACAACCGTCCCTTCGCGACTTTTCATTTTGCCTTCGGGCAAATTGACCATACCGTAAGCCAAATGGTACAGCTTTGAGTGCCAATCGTAGCCGAGTTTTTTCATTATATAAAACAGGACTTTAAAATGATAAATCTGTTCGGTCGCGACAACATAAATGAGTTTGTCGAAGGGCCATTCTGCATGGCGGTTTATCGCGAGCCCGATATCCTGCGTTATATAGACGGTGGTGCCGTCTTTTCGCAGTAGCACTTTTTTGTCCAAATTGATTTCGGCAAGGTCTACCCACACGGCGCCGTCGGCGTCTTTATAAAAAATCCCTTTTTCCAATCCGCGCAAAATTTCTTCGCGCCCTTTTAAATAGGTATCGCTTTCAAAAAACATTTTGTCGAACGAAATCCCGGTGCGGTCGTACGTTTGCTTGATGCCGGCAATCGCCCAATCGTTCATAAGCTTCCATAATTCGCGCACGCTCTTATCGTTGTTTTCCCAGCGCACGAGCATGTCCTGCGCTTCTTTTTCGGCTTCCGGATGTGATTTTGCATAATCGTTGTATTCGACGTAGCAGTCGCCGACAAAGCGGTCGCTTTTTACGCCTGCGCTTTCGGGCGTGTCGGCGGGAAGTTCCGGGTGCCCCGCAAGTGCGTGGGCTTCGGCACTGTGCAGCTTTTGGTAGGCGAGCATGGACTTGCAAATGTGAACGCCGCGGTCGTTGATGATCGTGGTTTTAAAAACGTCGGCGCCCAAAAACCGCATGGTGCGGCTTACGCTTTCGCCGATTGCGTCGTTGCGCAAATGCCCCAAGTGGAGCGGCTTATTCGTGTTCGGACTCGAAAATTCGATCATGATGCGCTCGCCTTTACGCTGCGGTTTTCCGTCTTCGTTCAAAGCGCCGTAGGATGTACCCTGTTCAAGTACGGTGCGCAAAACGGAAGCGGCGACGGCTGCTTTGTTTAAGCGTACGTTTATGTACGGCCCGACCGCCGAAAAGGTTCCGGCTTGCGCGGCTTCTTTTACAAAGTCCGTATTGATGATTTTTAAAACATCGGCTGCGATTTGCGCCGGCGCTTGTTTAAAAGTTTTGGCAAAACCGAAAAGCGGAATACCCACATCGCCCATTTTAGGATCGGGCGGTGTTTCCAAAAGCAAAGACGAAACATCGATTTTCGATACGGAAAGATTTTTGCTTTCCGCCAACTTATTCAAAGCGTCCGCCGTAACGGTGCCGCATATACGCGCAAAATTAAACATAGGTTCTTACTTTAGAGTGATATCGGATTTTTGTCAACAGTTATGAAAACCGGGGCTGTCTCAAAAGTCTGTTACTTTTTTGCCAGCCCCCGAGTTTAAAATTAAGTCTTTATCTGTAATGACTTAATTTTAAACATCGCATAATTGAAGCGTTTCCGGCATCCTTGCCGGGACTAAGCAACCGGTATCCGCGGCGGGAAGTACGCTAAACACACTAGCGGTTCACATCCTGCATGAATAAAAGAGCATAATAATTATCTTTTATTCTATAAAGCGGATGCGCTGCCACACGGCGTTGTATTTTGCCAAGCCTTCGGCCAAGTCTTCTTTTATTTGGCAGTTTGTAAGTTCATCGGCGGAGTAAAAGGGTGTCGTGGTCGTAAATTGCGCGGCCTTCGGGTTTACGGAGGCGGGAAAATGGAAGGAGTCCAAAAACTGCGCGTAGATTTCGGGGCGGTGAATAAAGTTTATAAATTCCAAAGCCAAATCGTAATTGTGCGCGCCTTTTAACACGCACATGGAATCTATGTACATGGGCCCGCCCTCTTCGGGAATAAAAAAGTCGACGGTGTGCCACTTGTCTTCCGGCACTTCGCCGAAAACGGCTTCGGCATAACCTTGTACAACCCAAAAGTCGTTTGAAGCAAAGGATTTTCCGAAGCCTTCCGCGTCGAATTTGACGAGGTTCGGCTTCCATTTGTCGATGATGAGGCGTTCCGCCTGCGCGAGGTCGGCGTCGTTTAAGCTGTTGACCGATTTTCCGTCAAAGGCGAGCGCATCTCCGATAACTTCTCTCATGTCGTCCATCATGCACATGCGGTCTTTTAAATCCGTGCGGGCAAAGATGTTCCAGCTTTTTTCGTAGCGCTCGACTTTTGTTTTGTTCACCGCGACGCCTGCCGCTCCCATGTAATAGGGCACGCAGTACTCCATCGCAGGATCGTAGACTGCTTTTTCCAAAACCGCGGGACTTATGTTTTGTGCGTTCGGGACCTTTGTCAAATCGATTTTTTTGAGCATGCCGAGCTTTATCATAATCGATGCGTAATCCTGCGAGGGAAAGACGATATCATAGGATGCGGCGCCCGCGAGCAATTTTGCAAACATTTCTTCGTTGGAAGCGTAGCTGTCTATCCATACGTTCGCGTCGAATTCTTCTTCAAATTGTTTGACGACGGCATCGGGAATGTAATACGTCCAGCCGAAAAGGTAGAGCGTTTTGCCGCCGCGCTTTGCGGTGCACGATGAAAAAAAGAGCGATGCAAAGGTGCAGGCGATTGCAATCGCGCTTGCAAAAAACGGGACGTGCTTTTTCATGTGATTTCTCCTCGTGCCATTTATTTTGCCGCCGCAAAATTCTTTAAAAACTTCCGCATCAAAAACGCAATCAGTACGGTTCCCAAAATCATAACGAAAGAAAGCGCATTGATAACCGGAGACACGCCGAAGCGGATCATCGAATAAACGTACAGCGGCAGCGTGGTGGAACCCGGTCCCGACACGAAAAAGGTGATGACGAAGTCTTCCAGCGACATGGTTACCGCCATTAAAAATCCCGACGAAATTCCGGGTAAGATGGCCGGAACGATAACTTTAAACATCGCCTGCCGCTCGTTTGCGCCCAAATCGTACGCCGCTTCCACAATCGAAAAGTCGAACTCGTCTATGCGCGCAAGAATCATCAAAAAAACGAAGGGAAGGCAAAAGGTTGTGTGCGCGGCAAAAATCGAAAATAAACCGAGCGGCAGCTTTATGCCCGAAAAGAAAATCACGGTCGATACGCCGATGATAACTTCCGGCAAAACCATAGGCAAAAAGCTGATGGTTTGAATATATGTTTTCCCTTTGAATTTGTACCAGCTGATACCGAGGGCGGCAAGTGTGCCCAACACGGTCGAAACGGCTGCCGACGAAAAGGCGATGAGCAGGCTGTTGAAAAGCGAGCGCCACAGGTTTTTCGAATCGAACAGCAGCGCTTTGTACCACACTAAAGAGACGCCGGTAAAATCGCTTCCTTTGTTTGCATTGAATGAATAGACGACGATGACAAAAAGCGGTAAAAACAAAAATACGAGCGTAAGCACGAGTACGGTAAGCGAAAACGAAAAACGGCTCCGTTTTTGGAACGCACGCCGTGCATGCCGCGCCGGTTCCG is a window encoding:
- a CDS encoding ABC transporter permease; the encoded protein is MIVNPFRALVSRLNKSRPRSEPARHARRAFQKRSRFSFSLTVLVLTLVFLFLPLFVIVVYSFNANKGSDFTGVSLVWYKALLFDSKNLWRSLFNSLLIAFSSAAVSTVLGTLAALGISWYKFKGKTYIQTISFLPMVLPEVIIGVSTVIFFSGIKLPLGLFSIFAAHTTFCLPFVFLMILARIDEFDFSIVEAAYDLGANERQAMFKVIVPAILPGISSGFLMAVTMSLEDFVITFFVSGPGSTTLPLYVYSMIRFGVSPVINALSFVMILGTVLIAFLMRKFLKNFAAAK
- the argS gene encoding arginine--tRNA ligase; translation: MFNFARICGTVTADALNKLAESKNLSVSKIDVSSLLLETPPDPKMGDVGIPLFGFAKTFKQAPAQIAADVLKIINTDFVKEAAQAGTFSAVGPYINVRLNKAAVAASVLRTVLEQGTSYGALNEDGKPQRKGERIMIEFSSPNTNKPLHLGHLRNDAIGESVSRTMRFLGADVFKTTIINDRGVHICKSMLAYQKLHSAEAHALAGHPELPADTPESAGVKSDRFVGDCYVEYNDYAKSHPEAEKEAQDMLVRWENNDKSVRELWKLMNDWAIAGIKQTYDRTGISFDKMFFESDTYLKGREEILRGLEKGIFYKDADGAVWVDLAEINLDKKVLLRKDGTTVYITQDIGLAINRHAEWPFDKLIYVVATEQIYHFKVLFYIMKKLGYDWHSKLYHLAYGMVNLPEGKMKSREGTVVDADDLLNNLRDEALQEITAKGREEAVGNPQDVAEKVALAAVHYFLLQVSPFKDMIFNPKESLSFNGNTGPYLQYMGARMCSVLAKAEKEGLTGAHLRSQAEFEKACTLLQSDAEWDLIKLIGSFPRVLQKASEALDSASIAGYAYDTAKAFGKFYHDCPIVNADNADCAAARLTLTCAVLTVLKNALNLILVPFLEVM
- a CDS encoding extracellular solute-binding protein; the encoded protein is MKKHVPFFASAIAIACTFASLFFSSCTAKRGGKTLYLFGWTYYIPDAVVKQFEEEFDANVWIDSYASNEEMFAKLLAGAASYDIVFPSQDYASIMIKLGMLKKIDLTKVPNAQNISPAVLEKAVYDPAMEYCVPYYMGAAGVAVNKTKVERYEKSWNIFARTDLKDRMCMMDDMREVIGDALAFDGKSVNSLNDADLAQAERLIIDKWKPNLVKFDAEGFGKSFASNDFWVVQGYAEAVFGEVPEDKWHTVDFFIPEEGGPMYIDSMCVLKGAHNYDLALEFINFIHRPEIYAQFLDSFHFPASVNPKAAQFTTTTPFYSADELTNCQIKEDLAEGLAKYNAVWQRIRFIE